Proteins found in one Maridesulfovibrio sp. genomic segment:
- a CDS encoding 4Fe-4S dicluster domain-containing protein produces MKNLEDLKKQIKDALPELDVVIGWSDSFDPLHATPHFIRREEDIDKLKVDALCVHNLATYLPSLKGKKVGIVVKGCDSRSVVELLQENLIKREDVTIFGFGCDGVVDQTKIRRAVGDVGMLEACEVSDNEVKLTVAGKEHKLPLADVLADKCGTCRYPNAVLSDQFVGEEVKTNASFEDGYKDLEEFEAKSTEEKFGFWLGEMDRCIRCYACRNACPMCVCRDHCVAQSRDPHWLSQEAHVRDKWMFQVIHAYHLAGRCTECGECQRACPVDIPILLFKKKFNKEIKEVFNYEAGLDPEATPPLQTFKVEEPTIKEKEW; encoded by the coding sequence GTGAAAAATCTGGAAGATCTTAAAAAACAAATCAAGGATGCCCTGCCGGAGCTGGATGTGGTCATCGGTTGGTCGGACAGTTTCGACCCGCTGCATGCCACCCCGCATTTCATACGCAGGGAAGAAGACATAGATAAATTGAAAGTGGACGCGCTCTGCGTTCACAACCTCGCCACCTACCTGCCCTCACTGAAAGGTAAAAAGGTCGGTATCGTGGTCAAAGGCTGCGACAGCCGTTCCGTTGTAGAACTGCTGCAGGAAAACCTCATCAAACGTGAAGACGTAACAATCTTCGGTTTCGGTTGCGACGGCGTTGTTGACCAGACCAAGATCCGCCGCGCAGTTGGTGATGTAGGAATGCTCGAAGCATGTGAAGTGAGCGACAACGAAGTCAAACTTACCGTTGCAGGAAAAGAACACAAACTGCCCTTGGCTGACGTTCTCGCAGACAAATGCGGAACCTGCCGCTATCCTAACGCGGTCCTTTCCGATCAGTTTGTTGGTGAAGAGGTCAAAACCAACGCTTCTTTCGAAGACGGTTACAAAGACCTTGAGGAATTCGAGGCCAAATCCACCGAAGAAAAATTCGGTTTCTGGCTTGGAGAAATGGATCGCTGCATCCGCTGCTACGCATGCCGCAACGCATGCCCCATGTGTGTATGTCGCGACCATTGCGTGGCCCAGTCCCGTGATCCTCACTGGCTCAGTCAGGAAGCCCACGTCCGCGACAAGTGGATGTTTCAGGTTATCCATGCCTACCATCTCGCCGGACGCTGCACCGAATGCGGTGAATGCCAGCGCGCCTGCCCGGTAGACATTCCGATCCTGCTCTTCAAGAAGAAGTTCAACAAGGAAATCAAGGAAGTCTTCAACTACGAAGCCGGACTTGATCCTGAGGCAACTCCTCCGCTTCAGACCTTCAAAGTTGAAGAACCGACTATCAAGGAGAAGGAGTGGTAG
- a CDS encoding CoB--CoM heterodisulfide reductase iron-sulfur subunit A family protein produces MKIGVFVCHCGTNIEGTVDTAAVAAAAREFPGVVFATDTMYACSEPGQDEIIEAIKEHKLDGVVVASCTPRMHEPTFRRTLERAGLNRYLFEMANIREHVSWIGKDREANTNKAVDLVRMAAAKLLQDKPLNAKFFDMNKRVMIVGGGVAGIQAALDCADGGLEVILVEKTSSIGGKMAKLDKTFPTVDCSSCILGPRMVDVAQHPNITLYACSEIEEVNGYVGNFSVKVKRKATYVDWNKCTGCGICMEKCPSKKADNPFDEELGKTTAINIPFPQAIPKKAIIDPNFCIKIKRDKCGVCAKVCPSEAIVYDQVDEFVVEEVGAVVAATGFDLVDWTVYSEYGGGKYPDVITSLQYERMLSASGPTEGHIKRPSDGKEPENVVFIQCVGSRDKSIGRPYCSGFCCMYTAKQAILTKDHCPDSQSYVFYMDIRSPGKMYDEFTRRAQEEYGARYIRGRVSMVYPKGDKLVVRGADTLMGDQVEVDADLVVLAVGAEAAVGASDLAKKLRISYDAYGFFMEGHPKLKPVETNTAGVFLAGSCQGPKDIPSSVAQGSAAAAKVLAMFSKDQLESDPAVSVVDIKRCIGCGKCISTCPFGAIKEMDFRGQPKAEVIETICQGCGICTSTCPQGAIQLQHFTDNQILAEVNAVCRF; encoded by the coding sequence ATGAAAATAGGAGTCTTTGTCTGCCATTGCGGGACAAACATCGAAGGTACCGTGGACACCGCTGCAGTTGCCGCAGCCGCACGGGAATTCCCCGGTGTTGTTTTCGCAACAGATACAATGTACGCCTGCTCCGAACCCGGACAGGACGAGATAATAGAAGCAATCAAGGAACATAAACTCGACGGTGTGGTTGTCGCATCCTGTACCCCCAGAATGCACGAACCGACCTTCCGCAGAACGCTGGAAAGAGCCGGCTTAAACCGCTACCTGTTCGAGATGGCCAACATCAGGGAACACGTTTCCTGGATCGGTAAAGACCGTGAGGCAAACACCAACAAAGCTGTCGATCTGGTTCGCATGGCTGCTGCCAAGCTGCTTCAGGACAAACCGCTTAATGCCAAATTCTTTGACATGAACAAGCGGGTCATGATCGTTGGCGGTGGTGTTGCCGGTATTCAGGCGGCTCTCGACTGTGCTGACGGCGGGCTAGAGGTTATCCTCGTTGAAAAAACTTCCTCCATCGGTGGTAAGATGGCTAAACTGGATAAGACTTTCCCCACAGTGGACTGCTCCAGTTGTATCCTCGGCCCCCGCATGGTTGATGTAGCCCAGCATCCCAACATCACCCTCTACGCCTGCTCAGAAATTGAGGAAGTGAACGGTTATGTCGGCAACTTCTCCGTCAAGGTAAAAAGAAAAGCCACTTATGTAGACTGGAACAAATGTACCGGTTGCGGCATCTGTATGGAAAAATGCCCCAGTAAAAAGGCTGACAACCCCTTTGACGAAGAACTGGGTAAAACTACCGCGATCAACATTCCCTTTCCACAGGCCATCCCCAAAAAAGCGATTATTGATCCCAACTTCTGTATAAAAATCAAACGCGATAAATGCGGCGTCTGTGCCAAGGTCTGTCCCTCTGAAGCCATCGTTTACGATCAGGTGGATGAATTTGTGGTCGAAGAAGTGGGCGCAGTTGTCGCGGCTACCGGTTTCGATCTCGTGGACTGGACTGTGTACAGCGAATACGGCGGAGGCAAGTACCCCGACGTAATCACCTCCTTGCAGTATGAGCGAATGCTCTCCGCTTCAGGACCAACCGAAGGTCACATCAAGCGTCCTTCCGATGGTAAGGAACCGGAAAATGTGGTCTTCATCCAGTGCGTAGGCTCCCGTGATAAATCCATCGGGCGTCCTTACTGTTCCGGTTTCTGCTGCATGTACACCGCAAAACAGGCCATCCTGACCAAAGACCACTGCCCGGATTCACAGTCCTACGTATTTTACATGGACATCCGCTCTCCGGGTAAGATGTACGACGAATTCACACGTAGAGCACAGGAAGAATACGGCGCGAGGTATATCCGCGGACGCGTATCCATGGTTTACCCCAAAGGGGACAAACTAGTTGTACGCGGTGCTGACACCTTGATGGGTGATCAGGTCGAAGTGGACGCGGATCTCGTTGTCCTCGCCGTCGGTGCTGAAGCCGCTGTCGGCGCATCCGATCTGGCTAAGAAACTGCGTATCTCTTACGATGCTTACGGTTTCTTCATGGAAGGCCATCCCAAATTGAAACCCGTTGAAACCAACACAGCCGGTGTTTTCCTCGCCGGTTCATGTCAGGGTCCCAAAGATATCCCTTCCTCCGTCGCGCAAGGCAGCGCGGCTGCGGCAAAGGTTCTGGCCATGTTCTCCAAGGACCAGCTGGAAAGTGACCCCGCGGTTTCTGTAGTTGATATCAAACGCTGCATCGGTTGCGGCAAATGCATCAGCACCTGCCCCTTCGGAGCCATTAAAGAAATGGACTTCCGCGGGCAGCCCAAAGCTGAGGTGATTGAAACAATTTGTCAGGGCTGCGGTATCTGCACATCCACCTGTCCGCAGGGTGCAATCCAGCTCCAGCACTTCACTGACAACCAGATTCTTGCGGAGGTTAACGCAGTATGCCGGTTCTAG
- a CDS encoding 4Fe-4S dicluster domain-containing protein encodes MAKFIKSDQVSAWLEELGKKHEVLAPRNEGDAIVFKPYDAKKGFNIEREATAPPKKACFPQSETLVEFSHIKDLENPEKVALDVKETIPDSSWVVFGSRPCDARGFTMFDRVYLNGKHVDVYYKARRENTCFITLACEKGETTCFCNWVGSGPSDPTGSDVLMVPVDGGYFLEAVSDRGEKLLESSLLEDGGSKQTAADEFRASADQSMSEAQDLTKAPEKLLEAFNDMDFWEEQSSKCLSCGACTYLCPTCYCFNITDESDGISGQRIRSWDNCMSNQFTLEASGHNPRPTKAHRLRNRVGHKFSYYPDLHDGVISCCGCGRCIKSCPVGVDIREIVLNAIAYEAKEKAND; translated from the coding sequence ATGGCAAAATTCATCAAATCCGACCAAGTATCGGCATGGCTGGAAGAGCTGGGTAAGAAACACGAAGTGCTCGCCCCGCGTAACGAGGGTGACGCAATCGTATTCAAACCCTACGATGCCAAAAAAGGTTTCAACATCGAACGTGAAGCAACCGCTCCACCGAAAAAAGCCTGCTTCCCGCAGAGTGAAACCCTTGTTGAATTCAGCCACATCAAAGATCTTGAGAATCCCGAGAAAGTGGCCCTTGATGTGAAGGAAACCATTCCAGATTCATCATGGGTTGTTTTCGGCAGTCGTCCCTGTGACGCTAGAGGATTCACCATGTTCGACCGTGTTTACCTGAACGGCAAGCACGTGGACGTATATTACAAAGCCCGCAGGGAAAACACCTGCTTCATCACCCTCGCGTGTGAAAAAGGTGAAACCACCTGCTTCTGCAACTGGGTGGGTTCAGGACCTTCCGATCCTACCGGCTCCGATGTACTCATGGTCCCTGTAGACGGCGGTTACTTTCTGGAAGCTGTCAGCGATCGAGGTGAAAAACTGCTCGAAAGCTCTCTGCTGGAAGACGGCGGATCAAAACAGACCGCTGCCGATGAATTCCGCGCCAGCGCCGACCAGTCCATGAGCGAAGCACAGGACCTGACCAAAGCTCCCGAAAAGCTTCTCGAAGCTTTCAACGATATGGACTTCTGGGAAGAACAGTCCTCCAAATGCCTGAGCTGCGGCGCATGCACTTATCTCTGTCCCACCTGCTACTGCTTCAACATCACTGATGAAAGCGACGGCATATCAGGCCAGCGCATCAGAAGCTGGGACAACTGCATGTCCAACCAGTTCACCCTGGAGGCCAGCGGTCACAATCCGCGTCCCACCAAGGCTCACCGCCTCAGAAACAGGGTCGGCCATAAGTTCAGCTACTATCCGGACCTGCACGACGGAGTTATATCCTGCTGCGGTTGCGGACGCTGCATCAAGAGCTGTCCCGTGGGCGTTGACATCCGTGAAATCGTCCTGAACGCTATTGCATATGAAGCAAAGGAGAAGGCAAATGACTAG
- a CDS encoding NAD(P)/FAD-dependent oxidoreductase translates to MNNTSSKYDVIILGAGASGLYCAMHAAARGRKVLVLDHSGKAGRKVRVAGGGKCNFTNMDVSAENYVSANPHFVKSALARHNQWDIISFVAEAGIEYEEREAGQLFTIDGAGQIAGLLVSKCHRAGVETLMNRELESISGEGPFVVTSGGQNFEAPALVVALGSPAWPQVGATSFGYKIAEQYGLNVFPVRPSLVPFTISGRDGKFCKELSGNALPVSIECEGRVFQSDMLFTHKGISGPAVLQISNYWRRGSALTINLLPTHNISDELEASRTENVALRNFFARFFTRKMVDLLLEGQDSDTAVSQLTKERRIALAGRIHSWVVKPQGTEGFAKAEVAAGGVDTAEISSKTMESNKVPGLYFIGEVLDVTGWLGGYNLQWAWSSGYAAAQFV, encoded by the coding sequence ATGAACAACACCTCTTCTAAATACGATGTAATTATCCTCGGCGCGGGCGCGTCCGGGCTTTATTGTGCAATGCATGCTGCCGCGCGCGGGCGTAAGGTGCTGGTGCTTGACCATTCAGGAAAAGCAGGACGTAAGGTCCGTGTTGCCGGGGGCGGCAAATGTAACTTTACCAATATGGATGTCTCGGCGGAAAATTATGTTTCGGCGAATCCGCATTTTGTTAAATCCGCGCTGGCACGACATAATCAGTGGGATATAATTTCATTTGTTGCCGAGGCGGGAATTGAATACGAAGAGCGCGAGGCCGGGCAGCTCTTTACCATTGACGGGGCCGGGCAGATTGCGGGGTTGCTGGTTTCCAAATGTCATCGTGCCGGAGTGGAAACGCTTATGAATCGTGAGCTGGAATCAATCAGCGGCGAAGGCCCGTTTGTAGTTACAAGCGGCGGTCAGAATTTTGAAGCACCCGCGCTTGTCGTGGCGCTGGGCTCTCCGGCTTGGCCGCAGGTGGGGGCTACTTCATTCGGGTACAAAATCGCCGAACAATATGGGTTGAATGTTTTTCCGGTACGTCCTTCGCTGGTCCCGTTCACAATCAGCGGCCGTGACGGTAAGTTTTGTAAAGAGCTCAGCGGCAATGCCCTGCCGGTTTCCATCGAATGCGAGGGCCGTGTCTTCCAGAGCGATATGCTTTTCACCCACAAAGGAATATCCGGTCCTGCGGTGTTGCAGATCTCCAACTACTGGCGGCGAGGCTCAGCACTGACCATCAATCTACTGCCCACTCACAATATTTCAGACGAGCTGGAAGCCAGTCGCACTGAGAATGTCGCTCTGCGTAATTTCTTCGCCCGCTTTTTCACCCGCAAGATGGTAGATCTGTTGCTTGAGGGGCAGGATTCTGACACCGCAGTCAGCCAGTTGACCAAAGAACGCAGGATAGCTCTTGCAGGGCGTATTCATTCGTGGGTGGTCAAGCCGCAGGGGACTGAAGGCTTCGCCAAGGCCGAGGTCGCTGCCGGAGGTGTGGATACCGCTGAGATTTCATCCAAGACCATGGAAAGCAATAAAGTTCCGGGCCTTTATTTCATAGGTGAAGTGCTGGATGTCACCGGCTGGCTGGGTGGATATAATTTGCAATGGGCATGGTCGTCAGGATATGCGGCGGCGCAGTTTGTGTGA
- a CDS encoding response regulator yields MKILLVDDEKINTLSASRLLEKQGFSVSVAVNGLEALDKLHESEFDCILMDIQMPEMDGFEAISRIHDEFVFGEKSKTPIIAMTGHCYTDALDELRQAGIEHYVCKPFDFNHLLEVIKKATS; encoded by the coding sequence ATGAAAATTCTGCTCGTTGATGACGAAAAAATAAATACTCTATCTGCATCCCGACTGCTTGAGAAACAGGGATTCTCTGTAAGCGTTGCGGTGAATGGACTGGAAGCACTGGATAAGCTGCATGAATCGGAGTTCGATTGCATTCTCATGGACATTCAGATGCCGGAGATGGACGGTTTTGAAGCGATATCACGGATACATGATGAATTTGTGTTCGGTGAAAAATCCAAAACTCCAATCATTGCCATGACCGGCCACTGCTATACCGATGCCCTTGACGAACTCAGACAAGCCGGCATCGAACACTACGTATGCAAACCTTTTGATTTCAACCATCTGCTTGAAGTTATCAAGAAAGCTACCAGTTAA
- a CDS encoding methyltransferase domain-containing protein: MSLLARELVYDLGEIEPNFFVSSKTPSSDWMKLNINGHGSTLRDRADIALTTSSLDIEVYRRLLSETLNLLPRACTVLELGAGDGRITHELLKLGFTNIIAVECHPESAKQLYNSLSPTQRKFVQVVCADVLDLNIPENSIDALVSIEVLCYLNKKFEKRLEHFAKALAPNGIITHSELMQEGNLYYAIAFEDKNKIESLLQKKWAKSNVTIRVFTKDEMQYIYKQCGLKMLESHPISSLHGFLSAANHRLGKDDVEVEQALLKAFPLLNGDCMPRAMYFSGKKLNISFKSKDTL, encoded by the coding sequence ATGTCCCTTCTGGCACGAGAATTAGTTTATGATCTAGGTGAAATTGAACCCAATTTTTTTGTATCGTCAAAGACGCCTTCATCTGACTGGATGAAATTAAACATTAACGGTCATGGCTCTACTCTACGTGACCGAGCTGATATTGCTTTGACAACATCCTCGCTTGATATTGAAGTATACCGCAGATTACTGTCCGAAACTCTGAACTTGCTTCCACGGGCGTGTACAGTGCTGGAATTAGGAGCAGGTGACGGGCGAATTACCCACGAACTTTTAAAACTGGGATTCACAAATATAATAGCAGTAGAATGTCACCCGGAATCTGCAAAACAACTATATAATTCTTTAAGCCCTACGCAGCGTAAATTTGTCCAAGTGGTTTGCGCTGATGTCTTAGATCTTAACATCCCCGAAAATAGTATTGATGCATTAGTAAGTATAGAAGTGCTCTGCTATCTAAATAAAAAATTTGAAAAAAGATTAGAGCACTTCGCAAAAGCCCTTGCACCTAATGGTATCATAACTCATTCTGAATTAATGCAAGAAGGAAATTTATATTACGCTATTGCTTTTGAAGATAAAAATAAAATAGAGAGTCTGTTGCAAAAAAAATGGGCTAAATCAAATGTCACGATCAGAGTTTTTACTAAAGATGAAATGCAATATATTTATAAACAGTGCGGTCTAAAGATGTTAGAATCTCATCCTATTTCATCTTTGCACGGCTTTTTGTCAGCAGCAAACCATAGGCTTGGCAAAGATGATGTTGAAGTAGAGCAAGCTCTCCTAAAAGCATTTCCGTTATTAAATGGAGATTGTATGCCAAGAGCCATGTATTTTTCCGGAAAAAAGCTGAATATCAGTTTTAAAAGCAAAGATACCCTTTAA
- a CDS encoding FAD/NAD(P)-binding protein, with protein MTSNPYLPAMATIQEVIQETPNIMTFRVTLNNPETKKAFTFEPGQVGQLSAFGIGESTFVINSSPTRMDYLQFSVMRTGEVTEKLHKLSAGDQIGVRAPLGNHFPYEAMKGKDIVFVGGGIGMAPLRTLLYYMLDNRKDYGKITLLYGARSPVDMAYQYELPEWLERDDLDTHLTIDAEYEGWEHNVGLIPNVLLDIKPPSKNAFAVTCGPPIMIKFTVQALAKLGFKDDQIITTLEKRMKCGIGICGRCNIGTSYVCQDGPVYTYEQLKKLPNEM; from the coding sequence ATGACTAGCAATCCTTATCTTCCGGCAATGGCCACCATTCAGGAGGTCATTCAGGAAACTCCCAATATCATGACCTTCCGGGTAACGTTAAATAACCCGGAAACCAAAAAGGCTTTCACCTTTGAACCCGGTCAGGTGGGACAGCTGTCCGCCTTCGGGATCGGTGAATCCACTTTCGTAATCAACTCTTCCCCCACCCGCATGGATTACCTGCAGTTCAGCGTAATGCGCACCGGGGAAGTGACCGAAAAGCTGCATAAATTGAGTGCGGGCGACCAGATCGGCGTACGCGCTCCGCTGGGTAACCATTTCCCTTACGAAGCCATGAAAGGTAAAGACATCGTCTTTGTCGGCGGCGGTATCGGTATGGCTCCCCTGCGGACCCTGCTCTACTACATGCTGGATAACCGCAAAGACTACGGCAAAATCACCCTGCTCTACGGAGCAAGATCCCCCGTGGACATGGCGTACCAGTATGAATTGCCTGAATGGCTGGAGCGGGACGACCTCGACACCCACCTGACAATTGATGCGGAATATGAAGGCTGGGAGCATAACGTAGGGCTGATTCCCAACGTGCTTCTGGACATCAAACCTCCGTCCAAAAACGCATTCGCAGTTACCTGCGGACCGCCAATCATGATCAAGTTCACTGTGCAGGCCCTTGCCAAGCTCGGTTTTAAGGATGATCAGATCATCACCACACTTGAAAAACGCATGAAATGCGGTATCGGCATCTGCGGTCGTTGCAACATCGGCACCAGCTATGTATGTCAGGACGGACCCGTCTACACATACGAACAGCTTAAGAAACTGCCTAACGAAATGTAG
- a CDS encoding hydrogenase iron-sulfur subunit produces MPVLEGKELRIVGFLCNWCSYGGADTAGVGRFTQPTDLRVIKVPCSGRIDPLFIVKTLMSGADGVLVSGCHPNDCHYAEGNFYARRRLEMLKRFIPMLGIEPERFDYTWVSASEGQRWQEVVTKFTEQIHKLGPARKIEGPDAEETLKLMEASL; encoded by the coding sequence ATGCCGGTTCTAGAAGGTAAAGAGCTCAGAATCGTCGGTTTTCTCTGCAACTGGTGCTCCTACGGCGGCGCGGATACCGCGGGCGTCGGCAGGTTCACTCAGCCGACTGACTTAAGAGTTATCAAGGTTCCCTGTTCAGGAAGAATAGATCCTCTGTTTATTGTGAAGACACTCATGTCCGGTGCGGACGGAGTGCTCGTGTCCGGTTGTCACCCCAACGACTGCCACTATGCTGAGGGCAACTTTTATGCCCGCCGCAGGCTCGAAATGCTCAAAAGATTCATACCCATGCTGGGAATTGAACCTGAACGTTTCGATTACACCTGGGTTTCTGCATCAGAAGGCCAGCGCTGGCAGGAAGTTGTGACCAAGTTCACCGAACAGATTCACAAACTCGGCCCGGCCCGGAAGATTGAAGGCCCGGATGCTGAGGAGACACTCAAATTGATGGAAGCCTCCCTCTAG